DNA sequence from the Drosophila sechellia strain sech25 chromosome 3L, ASM438219v1, whole genome shotgun sequence genome:
aaattcgtttttcGGCCCCAAAATCTTTTACCAcaagtacgcacacatatacacgttctcgtttattgtttttacaTAAGCAAGCAAgctctatttttagatttcttacgctctcagttTTTATTGAGCGGAGAGAGGGTAATTTTGGTTGTCATCAAAAAAGTGCAAATTCGAATGTCTTTGCTTACACCTATTTTTGTATCATCGAAACGGAATTAAATGTTACTAAAATGTTCATTCAGTTCGGCCGTCTAGCcatgcaattttatttttgaacgGCTAAATAAATGTAACCAATAACTTGTTAATTGATGCCCAATTCGTTTCCTGTTTAAGATATGGGCGTAAATTCATACTGGTAGCCTCGGGAATCCTGAGTTCCTTTGCAGGACTGGCTCGCTCGCATGCCCCGGAGTACTACAGCTTCCTGAGCTTGGAGTTCCTGGACATGGTCGTGGGGAGCACGCTCTTCCCCACCGCCTTCCTTCTCGCCGTGGAGCTAGTTGGCCCCAAGCACCGCGTGTTGGCGGCTACAGTGATCTCCCTGACCTACGGCCTGGCAGAGGCCCTTATGGGCCTCGTGGCCAAGTATCTGAGAGACTGGCGTGTCTTTCTACGTGTGCTATATACGCCAGCTCTGCTCCATCTGATTTTCATTTGCCTGCTGCCGGAGAGCGTGCGGTGGTTGCTCAGCCAGTCGAAAGAGATGGAGGCCCAGACCACACTGCGGAGGGTGGCGCAAGTAAACCGAAAAGCACTGCCGGAGCACCAGCTTAACGCACTGATACTCTCAAACCGCCGGCTGCTGACCCAGTCTTCCGCAACCGGGGGCCACTACAGTTTCCGTCAGATCTTCCAGGCCTTGGGCTGCCGCACCACCCTGTGCTGCTTCGTGTGGTTTACCCACACCCTGATCGCCCTCGGTCTGAGTCTGCATTCAGCCAAGTTGAGTGGGAGCAAGCTTGACGGGTCTTATGCAGCTGCCTGGTATCCTGATGGCCACCACACTCATGAACTGGATAGGACGCCGACGGGCGCTCAGCTCCTGCCAGTTCACTTGTGCAGTCCTCCTCCTTGCAGTGGCTGCCACGGATGAAGGTAAGCATGTGACCTAACTCGTGGTTAACTGAGACTAAAATGTTGTTTGCTGGATTAGTGTACCCTGTGACCTCTTCAACCCTGTACTTCCTTGCCAAAATGACGTCCACGGGCAGCTTTATGATCCTGTACTTCTTCACCTCCGAGATCTTCCCCACCAACTGCAGGAACAGCATGCTCTCCTTCTGCTCCAGTATGGGTCGCTTTGGCTCCATGCTGTCCCCCCAGACTACTCTACTGGTAAGTAACCCTTCGCTTAGAGGTTATATATCCAACCAGTGTCAATCGATTCCCCGTACAGATCCCCTACTACAAATATGCGCCTCACCTACTATTCGCCCTATTCGGCTTCACCTGCTCGGGTTTGGTTTTGTTCTTCCCGGAGACAACCAACAAGGTGCTGCCCACCACGCTGGCTGAATCTTGCGCCCTGGACAAGAGTATACCTAGGAAAAAGTCTTAAAAAGTACTAACTAATCGACATTATCGCGTCGCTCACATTGGAGTTTGTAGTTTTTCTCGAGTAAAATACTTGCAAGTCAAGTTTGGGCAAACAACATTCATGTTTTTGGAACCAAAATTATGTACAGGTTAAaaacaaagacactagaataattattaataattattaataagtTATTTGACAGTGGCGAAGGTTACGTTCAAACTTTAAGCAATATATTATCATTTCTTATacaaaaacaatcaaataaaaaattcaactTTTATGTGACGTGCTTAATGGTGTACAGGAGCGAAAACTGCACTTctaaaactttaaattttgtatgGAAGCAAAAAAAACCAAGCTTTATGCCTTTTAAGTGCTTGGGAATACACCAAACTAAAAATCAGTTACAGCAGAGACCACAAAAGTATAACAACGCAGTGCAAAAATGAAACGGTTTAATTGGATGTAATTATAGTAAGTTGGTTACTAAGTCTATCAAGTCTAAGTCTTGAttttgattataaaataaagCAAGCAGAATAAGAATAAAAACGTTAGTAAGTATAATGTAAAAAGACATAGATATAGTAAAAACAGACTAAACAAGAATTTAGTTagttttaaatacaaatacctATTTACATATAGCAAAGaacatattttcaatttgtttgccagcTGTTTCTATGTCAGATTTGCGACATAGTCGTACTATTTCcaagtaattaaaattaaaatcaaaataaaaagaaattatattattttaaaccTGAATTAGAACACTTAATGACCAAAAAGAACTGAGCAAcgatttattttccattaatTAGCTTGTAATGTTTTGATT
Encoded proteins:
- the LOC6616526 gene encoding LOW QUALITY PROTEIN: solute carrier family 22 member 3 (The sequence of the model RefSeq protein was modified relative to this genomic sequence to represent the inferred CDS: inserted 2 bases in 1 codon), producing MLKLNQTEAVSEKPKSGPGDIDPPKTSEENQLDAIIVEIGQFGRFQVFNYLLLCLPIICNAFYSISYVFTAGDVPHRCNITLCDGLDSRYEEPFLNFTTPQRHGNWAQCQQYAVRSDLVGEPSCNVSSFDVGQRVPCDAGYKLGSGEKTIATEFGIFCADQWKLSMVGTVNNIGQFVGIPLGGYLADRYGRKFILVASGILSSFAGLARSHAPEYYSFLSLEFLDMVVGSTLFPTAFLLAVELVGPKHRVLAATVISLTYGLAEALMGLVAKYLRDWRVFLRVLYTPALLHLIFICLLPESVRWLLSQSKEMEAQTTLRRVAQVNRKALPEHQLNALILSNRRLLTQSSATGGHYSFRQIFQALGCRTTLCCFVWFTHTLIALGLSLHSAKLSGSKXLTGLMQLPGILMATTLMNWIGRRRALSSCQFTCAVLLLAVAATDEVYPVTSSTLYFLAKMTSTGSFMILYFFTSEIFPTNCRNSMLSFCSSMGRFGSMLSPQTTLLIPYYKYAPHLLFALFGFTCSGLVLFFPETTNKVLPTTLAESCALDKSIPRKKS